A genome region from Streptomyces antimycoticus includes the following:
- a CDS encoding class I SAM-dependent methyltransferase, translating into MPHEPSRGNSAADVRDFFTPRAADWDSRFPDDGPAYAAAVADLGPRPGDAVLDAGCGTGRALPALRAAVGPEGTVLGVDLTPAMLDAAVREGRDGFAGLALADVARLPLGDGCLDAVFAAGLISHLTEPGPGLRELARVVRPGGRLALFHPVGRAALAARHGRPLTLDDLRAEPQLRPLLAGAGWRLESYADEDARFLALAVREID; encoded by the coding sequence GTGCCACATGAGCCCTCCCGCGGAAACAGTGCGGCCGACGTGAGGGACTTCTTCACTCCCCGGGCGGCCGACTGGGACAGCCGCTTCCCGGACGACGGCCCCGCCTACGCCGCCGCCGTCGCCGACCTCGGGCCGCGACCCGGGGACGCGGTCCTCGACGCGGGGTGCGGGACGGGGCGCGCGCTGCCCGCGCTGCGCGCCGCGGTCGGCCCCGAGGGGACCGTCCTCGGCGTGGACCTCACGCCCGCGATGCTGGACGCCGCCGTGCGCGAGGGCCGGGACGGCTTCGCGGGCCTCGCCCTCGCCGATGTGGCGCGGCTGCCGCTGGGTGACGGCTGTCTCGACGCGGTGTTCGCCGCCGGACTGATCTCCCATCTCACCGAGCCCGGGCCGGGCTTGCGGGAGCTGGCCCGGGTGGTGCGCCCCGGCGGGCGGCTCGCGCTGTTCCATCCGGTGGGGCGGGCCGCTCTCGCCGCCCGCCACGGCCGCCCCCTCACCCTCGATGACCTGCGGGCGGAGCCCCAGCTGCGGCCTCTGCTGGCGGGCGCCGGCTGGCGCCTGGAGTCCTACGCCGACGAGGACGCACGCTTTCTGGCACTCGCCGTCCGCGAAATCGACTAG
- a CDS encoding roadblock/LC7 domain-containing protein has protein sequence MTKPRSAAARSMADLDRILDDLVAGAAGVRHAVVLSRDGATVSASRGLSRQEAEHLAAVASGFHRVAASAGRRGRGGPRRRTMIEMAAGLLFVAALADGACLAVLSTAGAEPSVVAAETSRLVDLVDRRRGPWSRRRFARIRRGTRSGPRKAMPTTTAKGCGDASGDLAGPT, from the coding sequence ATGACCAAGCCCCGCAGCGCCGCCGCACGCTCCATGGCCGATCTCGACCGGATCCTGGACGATCTGGTGGCGGGGGCCGCAGGCGTACGCCATGCCGTGGTGCTCTCCCGGGACGGGGCGACCGTCAGCGCGTCCCGTGGGCTCTCCCGCCAGGAGGCCGAGCACCTGGCCGCCGTCGCCTCCGGATTCCACCGCGTCGCCGCGAGCGCGGGGCGCCGGGGGCGCGGCGGCCCGCGCCGGCGGACGATGATCGAGATGGCGGCGGGGCTCCTCTTCGTCGCGGCGCTGGCGGACGGCGCGTGCCTGGCCGTTCTGAGCACCGCGGGCGCCGAGCCGTCCGTGGTCGCCGCGGAGACATCCCGGCTCGTGGACCTGGTGGACCGGCGGCGCGGGCCGTGGTCCCGCCGGCGCTTCGCCCGGATCCGCCGGGGTACCCGGAGCGGGCCCCGGAAGGCCATGCCGACGACCACGGCGAAGGGATGCGGCGATGCGAGCGGTGACCTGGCAGGGCCGACATGA
- a CDS encoding zinc-dependent alcohol dehydrogenase, giving the protein MRAVTWQGRHDVRVETVPDPIIKEPTDAVVRITTTGLCGSDLHLYEVLTPFMTPGDILGHEPMGIVEETGPEVTHISPGDRVVVPFQIACGHCWMCRSGLPTQCETTQVAEHGTGAELFGYTKLYGAVAGGQAEYLRVPQAQYGPIKVPEGVQDDRYVYLSDVLPTAWQAVEYAEIPRGGTLAVLGLGPIGIMACRVARVRGMADRVIGVDLVPERLRRARADGVEVHDLDDFSRQEDLVEAILSTTGGRGPDAVIDAVGAEAHGSPLGRTAQRVTGFLPRDWAAKLTEKAGVDRLAALRLAIALVRRGGTISLSGVYGGMADPLPLMTMFDKQIQLRMGQANVRRWADDIFPLLTDDDPLGVDGFATHRMPLEEAPRAYEMFQHKEDGAIKVLMRP; this is encoded by the coding sequence ATGCGAGCGGTGACCTGGCAGGGCCGACATGATGTACGGGTCGAGACAGTGCCGGACCCGATCATCAAGGAGCCGACGGACGCGGTCGTCCGGATCACCACCACCGGGCTGTGCGGCTCCGATCTGCATCTGTACGAAGTGCTCACGCCCTTCATGACCCCCGGCGACATCCTCGGCCACGAGCCGATGGGCATCGTGGAGGAGACCGGTCCCGAGGTGACGCACATCAGCCCCGGCGACCGCGTGGTGGTCCCGTTCCAGATCGCCTGCGGACACTGCTGGATGTGCCGCTCCGGTCTGCCGACGCAGTGCGAGACCACCCAGGTCGCCGAGCATGGCACGGGGGCGGAGCTCTTCGGCTACACCAAGCTCTATGGCGCGGTGGCCGGCGGCCAGGCGGAGTATCTGCGGGTGCCGCAGGCCCAGTACGGCCCGATCAAGGTGCCCGAAGGAGTCCAGGACGACCGCTACGTCTATTTGTCCGACGTGCTGCCCACGGCGTGGCAGGCCGTCGAGTACGCGGAGATCCCGCGCGGCGGCACGCTCGCGGTCCTGGGACTGGGCCCCATCGGAATCATGGCCTGCCGGGTGGCGAGGGTCCGGGGCATGGCCGACCGGGTCATCGGAGTGGACCTCGTCCCCGAGCGGCTGCGCCGAGCGCGCGCCGACGGTGTCGAGGTCCATGACCTCGATGACTTCTCCCGTCAGGAGGACTTGGTCGAGGCCATCCTCTCGACCACCGGCGGCCGCGGACCGGACGCGGTCATCGACGCGGTGGGAGCGGAGGCCCACGGCAGCCCGCTCGGCCGGACCGCCCAGCGGGTCACGGGCTTCCTTCCGCGGGACTGGGCCGCCAAGCTCACGGAGAAGGCCGGGGTCGACCGGCTGGCGGCGCTGCGGCTGGCCATCGCGCTGGTGCGGCGCGGTGGAACGATCTCCCTCAGCGGGGTGTACGGCGGCATGGCCGATCCGCTGCCGCTGATGACCATGTTCGACAAGCAGATCCAGCTGCGGATGGGCCAGGCGAACGTGCGGCGCTGGGCCGACGACATCTTCCCGCTGCTGACGGACGACGACCCGCTGGGCGTCGACGGGTTCGCCACCCATCGCATGCCACTGGAGGAGGCACCCCGCGCCTATGAGATGTTCCAGCACAAGGAGGACGGTGCGATAAAGGTCCTCATGCGCCCGTAA
- a CDS encoding PPOX class F420-dependent oxidoreductase, producing the protein MAQNMTKDQWQKFLMEGTRTAKLSTVRADGSAHIAPVWFLLDGDDLLFNTDQRTVKGRNLARDGRVAICVDDDRPPFAFVTLRGQAELIDDLRQVHDWATRIAARYMGEDRAKEFGDRNGVPGELLVRVRIDKVVALAGVAD; encoded by the coding sequence ATGGCACAGAACATGACCAAGGATCAGTGGCAGAAGTTCCTCATGGAGGGCACCCGCACCGCGAAGCTGTCGACCGTGCGGGCCGACGGAAGCGCGCACATCGCCCCCGTGTGGTTCCTGCTGGACGGTGACGACCTTCTCTTCAACACAGATCAGAGGACGGTCAAGGGACGCAACTTGGCCCGGGACGGCCGGGTCGCCATCTGCGTGGACGACGACAGGCCGCCGTTCGCCTTCGTCACGCTGCGGGGCCAGGCCGAACTCATCGACGATCTGCGGCAGGTCCACGACTGGGCCACCCGGATCGCCGCCCGTTACATGGGCGAGGACCGGGCGAAGGAGTTCGGCGACCGCAACGGAGTGCCGGGCGAGCTGCTGGTCAGGGTGCGCATCGACAAGGTAGTCGCGCTCGCCGGAGTCGCCGACTAG
- a CDS encoding roadblock/LC7 domain-containing protein: MAVNKGLDWLLDDLTERIAEIRHALVLSNDGLVTGASSTLVRQDAEHLAAVASGLHSLAKGSGHHFRTGRVRQTMVEFDEGVLFVTAAGDGSCLCVLTGPDSDVGQVAYEMALLVNRVGEHLGVEARQETGTPG; this comes from the coding sequence ATGGCAGTGAACAAGGGGCTCGACTGGTTACTGGACGACCTGACCGAGCGGATCGCGGAGATACGGCATGCGCTGGTGCTGTCCAACGACGGGTTGGTGACGGGGGCGAGTTCCACACTGGTGCGCCAGGACGCCGAGCACCTGGCCGCGGTGGCCTCGGGACTGCACAGCCTCGCCAAGGGGTCCGGGCACCACTTCCGGACGGGCCGGGTGCGGCAGACGATGGTCGAATTCGACGAGGGCGTCCTCTTCGTCACCGCGGCCGGGGACGGCAGCTGTCTGTGTGTGCTCACCGGACCGGACTCCGATGTGGGGCAGGTCGCCTACGAGATGGCGCTGCTGGTCAACCGGGTGGGGGAGCACCTGGGAGTCGAGGCCAGGCAGGAGACCGGCACACCCGGCTGA
- a CDS encoding DUF6397 family protein, which yields MAVRMDQELRESQVPWSLEWLGEPGVPGQASGPEDPGGPAEPGGAGESVGFGAAARALGLKAREFELAVQLGEVRTVTTGLGRRVACEELRRVTAAEGFPEALIARLRVVGTAEGAELLGISQGRLTRLARGGFFAPVRFYVNRYRAVVWLYLASELTEFAIRQPELLSGRTPPGLSAALAAGEDWRAAKWRSRRIGQLLDQTEDPWERAAVLASVLGSVELASAVADPYERAHLRQLRPALVRMRPEAGAVRDVIDAVVTADDPREIRRYRAALASSLGDARRARPTPRPDAGAERPMEDRTRVRGRPRSLWQKLVGRR from the coding sequence ATGGCAGTGCGGATGGATCAGGAGCTGCGGGAGAGCCAGGTGCCGTGGAGCCTGGAGTGGCTGGGCGAGCCGGGCGTACCGGGGCAGGCGAGCGGGCCGGAAGACCCTGGCGGGCCGGCGGAGCCGGGCGGAGCGGGCGAGAGCGTCGGATTCGGCGCGGCGGCCCGGGCGCTGGGGCTCAAAGCGCGAGAGTTCGAGCTGGCCGTGCAGCTGGGAGAGGTGCGCACCGTCACCACCGGCCTGGGCCGGCGGGTGGCGTGCGAGGAGTTGAGGCGGGTGACCGCCGCCGAAGGCTTCCCGGAGGCGCTCATCGCCCGCCTGCGCGTGGTCGGCACGGCGGAGGGCGCGGAGCTGCTCGGCATCAGCCAGGGCCGGCTGACCCGTCTCGCGCGCGGGGGTTTCTTTGCCCCCGTCCGGTTCTATGTCAATCGCTATCGGGCCGTCGTATGGCTCTATCTGGCGTCGGAGCTGACCGAGTTCGCCATCAGGCAGCCGGAGTTGCTGAGCGGCCGCACCCCGCCGGGGCTGAGCGCCGCATTGGCCGCCGGGGAGGACTGGCGGGCCGCGAAATGGCGTAGCCGCCGGATCGGCCAGTTGCTCGACCAGACCGAGGACCCCTGGGAGCGGGCCGCGGTCCTGGCCTCGGTGCTCGGCTCCGTCGAACTGGCCTCGGCCGTGGCCGATCCGTACGAGCGGGCACATCTGCGGCAGCTCCGCCCCGCGCTCGTCCGGATGCGCCCCGAGGCCGGCGCGGTCCGGGATGTCATCGACGCGGTGGTCACGGCCGACGACCCACGGGAGATCCGGCGCTATCGGGCCGCCCTCGCCTCCTCACTGGGCGACGCCCGCCGGGCCCGGCCGACGCCGCGCCCGGACGCCGGGGCGGAGCGGCCGATGGAGGACCGCACCCGGGTTCGGGGCCGCCCGCGGAGCCTGTGGCAGAAGCTGGTCGGCAGGCGATGA
- a CDS encoding acyl-CoA thioesterase: MANPAERLVDLLDLERIEQDIFRGLSPDESLQRVFGGQVAGQALVAAGRTTDGLRPVHSLHAYFLRPGRPGVPIVYQVERIRDGRSFTTRRVVAIQQGRTIFNLTASFHSAEPGIEQQLPMPEVPGPEGLPTLADEVRSHLGALPEAFARMDRRQPFDVRYVERLRWTDEELKGVEPRSAVWMRAVGPLGDDPLVHTCALTYASDMMLLDAVRMPVEPLWGPRGFDMASLDHAMWFHRPFRTDEWFLYDQESPVATGGRGLARGRIYDRAGRLLVSVVQEGLFRPLRPAESAAEGAGGGAADGG, translated from the coding sequence ATGGCCAATCCCGCCGAGCGCCTGGTCGATCTGCTCGATCTGGAACGGATCGAGCAGGACATCTTCCGCGGCCTCAGCCCCGATGAGTCGCTGCAGCGGGTGTTCGGAGGGCAGGTGGCGGGCCAGGCGCTGGTGGCCGCCGGGCGGACCACCGACGGGCTGCGTCCGGTGCACTCGCTGCACGCGTACTTCCTGCGGCCGGGGCGGCCGGGCGTGCCCATCGTGTACCAGGTGGAGCGGATCCGGGACGGGCGCTCCTTCACCACCCGCCGGGTCGTCGCCATCCAGCAGGGTCGCACGATCTTCAATCTGACGGCCTCCTTTCATTCTGCTGAACCGGGTATCGAGCAGCAGCTGCCGATGCCCGAGGTGCCCGGCCCGGAGGGTCTGCCGACCCTCGCCGACGAGGTCCGCTCCCATCTGGGAGCGCTCCCCGAGGCGTTCGCCCGCATGGACCGCCGACAGCCCTTCGACGTCCGCTATGTGGAGCGGCTGCGCTGGACGGACGAGGAGCTCAAGGGCGTGGAGCCGCGCAGCGCCGTATGGATGCGCGCGGTGGGGCCACTCGGGGACGACCCGCTGGTGCACACCTGCGCGCTCACCTATGCGAGCGACATGATGCTGCTGGACGCGGTGCGGATGCCGGTCGAACCGCTGTGGGGCCCACGGGGCTTCGACATGGCCTCGCTGGATCACGCCATGTGGTTCCACCGGCCGTTCCGCACGGATGAGTGGTTTCTCTACGACCAGGAGTCGCCCGTGGCCACGGGCGGCCGGGGTCTGGCGCGCGGCCGGATCTACGACCGTGCGGGCCGACTGCTGGTGTCGGTGGTGCAGGAGGGGCTGTTCCGCCCGCTGCGGCCCGCCGAAAGTGCTGCCGAAGGAGCCGGCGGAGGAGCCGCCGACGGCGGCTGA